The Zingiber officinale cultivar Zhangliang chromosome 9A, Zo_v1.1, whole genome shotgun sequence genome window below encodes:
- the LOC122020410 gene encoding phenolic glucoside malonyltransferase 1-like, with protein sequence MSSISSPELRIIGRYQISPPPGTVDDSALSLAYLDLIWLHAGSVERVFFYPLAVSLSHFIDSVVPTLKSSLSAALRHFYPLAGKILSSAASSDGYEIHYADGDSVPFTVAEYSGDFDDLSGDYPRPVNDLLPLLPELPPSSTDGDGLRVLALQATLFPECGVAVGVTVHHAACDGSSSIRFISAWAAACAGAGVVVPPVIDRTVITDPDDLYSVFYNGFVKGQSIQSMMHQKAPPDAVLQSFTIGKNHIQKLKELMTQSGDLSFRCSTVVVAFAYVWVCHVKARLTEISNKRIFMAFAADCRPRLKPPIPAGFFGNCISACVVEAKAWVLTNENGVVAAARLIGEAIEVFKDNPLKVAKELPELFKTLSEADSLSVAGSPMFKVYDVNFGWGKPKKVEITSIAKTGAISVAESRQEEGGVEIGLVRPKTVMQLFEKHFYDGLKMFE encoded by the coding sequence ATGTCATCGATCTCGTCGCCGGAGCTCCGGATTATCGGGAGGTATCAAATCTCTCCGCCTCCAGGAACAGTGGACGACTCCGCCTTGTCTCTCGCCTACCTCGATTTGATTTGGCTGCATGCCGGATCAGTCGAACGTGTCTTCTTTTACCCCCTCGCCGTCTCCCTCTCCCACTTCATCGATTCCGTCGTACCCACCCTCAAGTCCTCTCTCTCCGCCGCTCTCCGCCACTTCTACCCACTCGCCGGCAAGATCCTCAGCTCCGCCGCCAGCTCCGACGGTTACGAAATTCACTACGCTGACGGCGACTCTGTTCCCTTCACTGTCGCTGAGTACAGCGGCGACTTCGACGACCTCTCTGGAGACTACCCCCGACCGGTGAACGACTTGCTTCCCCTGCTTCCTGAGCTCCCCCCATCCAGTACGGACGGCGACGGCCTCCGGGTGCTGGCCTTGCAGGCCACTCTCTTCCCTGAGTGCGGCGTCGCGGTAGGCGTCACCGTGCACCACGCCGCCTGCGATGGCTCGAGCTCGATTCGGTTTATTTCCGCGTGGGCCGCCGCATGCGCAGGAGCCGGAGTGGTGGTGCCTCCGGTGATCGACAGAACTGTGATTACCGACCCCGACGATCTCTACTCGGTGTTTTATAACGGGTTTGTGAAGGGGCAATCGATCCAGTCTATGATGCACCAGAAAGCGCCGCCTGACGCCGTCCTTCAATCCTTCACCATCGGTAAAAATCACATTCAGAAATTGAAAGAGTTGATGACGCAAAGCGGCGATCTTTCTTTTCGCTGCTCCACCGTGGTCGTGGCCTTCGCCTACGTGTGGGTTTGCCACGTCAAAGCACGGCTGACGGAAATAAGTAACAAGCGCATCTTCATGGCATTCGCGGCCGATTGCAGGCCAAGGCTGAAGCCGCCGATCCCGGCCGGGTTCTTCGGGAACTGCATCAGCGCTTGCGTCGTGGAGGCGAAGGCCTGGGTTCTCACGAACGAAAACGGAGTGGTGGCGGCTGCGAGGTTAATCGGGGAAGCGATCGAGGTGTTCAAAGATAATCCTTTAAAGGTCGCCAAAGAGTTGCCGGAACTCTTCAAGACTCTGAGTGAAGCGGACTCGTTAAGCGTCGCCGGATCGCCGATGTTCAAGGTGTACGATGTGAATTTCGGATGGGGGAAGCCGAAGAAGGTGGAGATAACGTCGATCGCAAAGACCGGTGCCATTTCTGTGGCGGAGAGCAGGCAGGAGGAAGGCGGCGTGGAGATCGGGCTGGTGAGGCCCAAGACGGTGATGCAGCTATTCGAGAAGCACTTCTACGACGGGCTCAAAATGTTTGAGTGA
- the LOC122021449 gene encoding anthocyanidin 3-O-glucoside 6''-O-acyltransferase-like — protein MPVKPAGGHVGERHPQDQDAQDRHPLLVHAHIGIWGRCHLPSSSREACGLGTVDDSALSLTYLDLIWLHAGSVELVFFYPLAVSVSHFIDSVVPTLKSSLSTALRHFYPLAGKIRSSAASSDGYEIHYVDGDSVPFTVAEYSGDFDDLSSDHSRLFNDMLPLLPELPESSIDNNDIQILALQATLFPECGVVVGISVHHSACDGSISTRFLSVWASACAGAGVMVPPSV, from the exons ATGCCTGTGAAGCCAGCTGGTGGTCACGTGGGAGAACGACATCCCCAGGATCAAGATGCGCAGGACCGCCATCCATTACTAGTCCATGCTCATATTGGCATTTGGGGGCGGTGTCACCTGCCAAGCTCAAGCCGTGAGGCTTGC GGACTAGGAACAGTGGATGACTCCGCCTTGTCCCTCACCTACCTCGATTTGATTTGGCTGCATGCCGGATCGGTCGAACTTGTCTTCTTTTACCCCCTCGCCGTCTCCGTCTCCCACTTCATCGATTCCGTCGTACCCACCCTCAAGTCCTCTCTCTCCACCGCTCTCCGCCACTTCTACCCACTCGCCGGCAAGATCCGCAGCTCCGCCGCCAGCTCCGACGGTTACGAAATTCACTACGTTGACGGCGACTCTGTTCCCTTCACTGTCGCCGAGTACAGTGGCGACTTCGATGACCTCTCCAGTGACCATTCCCGACTCTTCAATGACATGCTTCCTTTGCTCCCCGAGCTCCCCGAATCTAGCATCGACAACAACGACATCCAGATTCTGGCTCTGCAGGCGACGCTCTTCCCGGAGTGCGGGGTCGTGGTTGGAATCAGCGTGCACCACAGCGCCTGCGACGGCTCGATCTCGACACGGTTCTTGTCCGTGTGGGCTTCTGCCTGTGCAGGTGCCGGAGTTATGGTCCCTCCG TCTGTGTAG